From a single Hippopotamus amphibius kiboko isolate mHipAmp2 chromosome X, mHipAmp2.hap2, whole genome shotgun sequence genomic region:
- the F9 gene encoding coagulation factor IX: MRCLNRIMAESPGLITICLLGYLLSAQCTVFLDRENATKILNRPKRYNSGKLEEFVRGNLERECIEEKCSFEEAREVFENTEKTTEFWKQYVDGDQCESNPCLNGGLCKDDINSYECWCQVGFEGKNCELDATCSIKNGRCKQFCKKGTDNKVVCSCTAGYRLAEDQKSCEPAVPFPCGRVSVSNTRMKLTRAETIFSNMDYENSTEAEITFDSITQNITQSNQPFNDVTRIVGGEDAVRGQFPWQVLLSDGSEGFCGGSIVNEKWVVTAAHCIKPGVKIIVVAGEHNTEETEPTEQKRNVIRAIPYHGYNASINKYSHDIALLELDEPLTLNSYVTPICIADKEYTNIFLKFGYGYVSGWGRIFNRGRSASILQYLKVPLVDRATCLRSTRFTIYNHMFCAGFHEGGKDSCQGDSGGPHVTEVEGTNFLTGIISWGEECAMKGKYGIYTKVSRYVNWIKEKTKLT; encoded by the exons ATGCGGTGCCTGAACAGGATCATGGCAGAATCACCGGGCCTCATCACCATCTGCCTTTTAGGATATCTACTCAGCGCTCAATGTACAG tttttcttgaTCGTGAAAATGCCACCAAAATTCTGAATCGGCCAAAGAGGTATAATTCAGGTAAATTGGAAGAGTTTGTTCGAGGGAACCTTGAGAGAGAATGTATAGAAGAAAAGTGTAGTTTTGAAGAGGCACGAGAAGTTTTTGAGAACACTGAGAAAACT aCTGAATTTTGGAAGCAATATGTTG ATGGAGATCAGTGTGAGTCCAATCCATGTTTAAATGGTGgcctgtgcaaggatgacattAATTCCTATGAATGTTGGTGTCAAGTTGGATTTGAAGGAAAGAACTGTGAATTAG ATGCGACATGCAGCATTAAGAATGGCAGATGCAAGCAGTTTTGTAAAAAGGGCACTGATAACAAGGTGGTTTGCTCCTGTACTGCCGGATACCGACTTGCAGAAGACCAAAAGTCCTGCGAACCAGCAG TGCCATTTCCCTGTGGAAGAGTTTCTGTCTCAAACACTCGTATGAAGCTCACCCGTGCTGAGACTATTTTTTCCAATATGGACTATGAAAATTCTACTGAAGCTGAAATAACTTTCGATAGCATCACTCAAAACATCACTCAAAGCAACCAACCATTCAATGACGTCACTCGCATTGTTGGTGGAGAAGATGCCGTAAGAGGTCAATTCCCTTGGCAG GTCCTTTTGAGTGACGGAAGTGAAGGGTTCTGTGGAGGTTCCATCGTTAATGAAAAATGGGTTGTAACTGCAGCCCACTGTATCAAACCTGGTGTTAAAATTATTGTTGTCGCAG GTGAGCATAACACCGAGGAGACAGAACCTACAGAGCAAAAGCGAAATGTGATCCGTGCTATTCCTTACCACGGCTACAACGCATCTATTAATAAGTACAGCCATGACATTGCCCTTCTGGAACTGGATGAACCCTTAACGCTAAATAGCTACGTAACCCCTATTTGCATTGCTGACAAGGAATACACGAACATCTTCCTCAAATTTGGATATGGTTATGTGAGTGGCTGGGGGAGAATCTTCAACAGAGGGAGATCGGCTTCAATTCTTCAGTACCTGAAAGTTCCACTTGTTGACCGAGCTACATGCCTTCGATCCACAAGGTTCACCATCTATAATCACATGTTCTGTGCCGGCTTCCATGAGGGAGGTAAAGATTCATGCCAAGGAGATAGTGGGGGCCCCCATGTTACTGAAGTAGAAGGTACCAATTTCTTAACTGGAATTATTAGCTGGGGCGAAGAGTGTgcgatgaaaggaaaatatggaatATATACCAAGGTATCCCGGTATGTCAACTggattaaggaaaaaacaaagctcacttaa